One genomic region from Anopheles bellator chromosome 2, idAnoBellAS_SP24_06.2, whole genome shotgun sequence encodes:
- the LOC131208858 gene encoding cellular tumor antigen p53-like — protein MNLGNVEIFGNIDTSGMLSSSQSDGLGALVGLSTADFFQTDGMPTDDCNIFKWEPNSNFLPNMCPEDANCFDTKSSPNFLANTYYGDHVTKAPSLDEFNHEAYNLNVSMLGAAGEGSGSNCGPNYYYSTELQKLFVKKKHSFTVDVSYSNVSNERLFLRVMLLCSAPHEKHRTISRCPHDMSTDSVSQNVHEHVVRCQDPSPLYVGKTGGSAFQDRLAVIISLSGTGHGLSVPVSLEFHCQNSCPTIGRRATALVFTLENDRCDIYGRKTMNVKICSCPKRDKDKEEKNRTGTKRKNATESVVDEQPPRKLTRQSSVTSSRDKPTGTSQCNSPVPTSSTAAMTRIKKENEGSLSRTSSNLSTSSSFLENDAASVTLNLRLPNIAMAVDVAEYAFMKVAAYLVRCKNDVDEYTRYSNYLSHYRRVKSKYAQK, from the exons ATGAATTTGGGTAACGTTGAAATATTCGGCAACATCGATACCTCCGGAATGTTGTCGTCTTCCCAATC CGACGGTTTAGGAGCACTGGTAGGACTGAGT ACCGCGGACTTCTTTCAAACGGATGGCATGCCGACCGACGattgcaacatttttaaatGGGAGCCGAACTCAAACTTCTTGCCAAATATGTGTCCAGAGGATGCCAATTGTTTTGATACAAAATCATCACCGAATTTTCTAGCAAACACATACTACGGCGACCATGTTACTAAGGCACCGTCACTAGATGAGTTCAACCATGAGGCCTACAATTTGAACGTTAGTATGTTGGGAGCAGCAGGGGAAGGGTCAGGGTCTAACTGTGGGCCCAATTACTATTATTCTACGGAGCTGCAGAAACTGTTCGTGAAGAAGAAGCATTCCTTTACCGTGGATGTATCATACAGCAACGTCTCAAACGAACGGCTCTTTTTGCGTGTTATGCTGTTATGCTCGGCTCCGCacgaaaaacatcgaacaatCTCTCGGTGCCCTCACGATATGTCCACGGACTCAG TGAGCCAAAATGTACACGAGCATGTTGTGCGTTGCCAAGACCCATCGCCCCTCTATGTGGGCAAAACAGGCGGTAGTGCATTCCAAGATCGCTTGGCCGTGATCATCAGTCTCAGCGGCACTGGTCATGGTTTAAGCGTTCCCGTTTCTTTAGAGTTCCACTGCCAGAATTCTTGTCCAACCATTGGAAGGCGCGCTACTGCACTGGTCTTTACGTTGGAAAATGATCGATGCGATATCTACGGACGAAAGACGATGAACGTAAAGATCTGCAGCTGCCCAAAGCGAGACAAAGATAAAGAAGAGAAAAACCGAACTGGCACCAAACGTAAAAATG CCACCGAGTCGGTTGTTGACGAACAGCCACCACGAAAGTTAACGCGCCAATCAAGCGTCACGTCTTCGCGTGATAAACCTACTGGCACAAGCCAGTGTAATTCTCCGGTGCCAACGTCCTCCACGGCGGCAATGACTCGTATCAAGAAGGAAAACGAGGGATCACTTTCCCGCACAAGTAGCAACCTATCGACAAGTTCCTCCTTTTTGGAGAATGATGCTGCTAGCGTTACACTGAACTTACGATTGCCGAACATTGCTATGGCTGTCGATGTGGCGGAATATGCATTCATGAAGGTGGCCGCTTACTTGGTTCGCTGCAAAAACGACGTGGACGAATACACTCGGTACAGCAACTATCTCTCCCACTATCGCCGTGTAAAGAGTAAGTACGCTCAGAAGTAA